The following coding sequences are from one Campylobacter sp. RM16187 window:
- a CDS encoding ComF family protein, with translation MRCVNCGNFSLKTVCKTCANHLQSSSLRTRILEDEFKIYSFFDYSEIKNLLASKHKFHGNFVYKILANLSFKQFAKEFKFGSFINAVAIDDRVKFDYSHTAILARALKNKEIKPLYASLHATSNLTYAGKNLAYRLKNPRNFKINKKPKFPVILVDDIITTGTTILEAKNTLEKAGVQVLFALVLADAKY, from the coding sequence ATGCGTTGTGTTAATTGTGGAAATTTTAGCCTAAAAACAGTCTGCAAAACTTGCGCTAATCATCTTCAAAGCTCATCTTTAAGAACTAGAATTTTAGAGGATGAGTTTAAAATTTACAGTTTTTTTGATTATTCTGAAATTAAAAATTTGCTCGCCTCAAAACATAAATTTCATGGGAATTTTGTTTATAAAATTTTAGCAAATTTAAGCTTTAAACAGTTTGCTAAAGAGTTTAAATTCGGCTCTTTTATAAATGCGGTTGCGATAGATGATAGAGTTAAGTTTGACTATTCTCACACGGCAATTTTAGCAAGAGCTCTTAAAAATAAGGAGATAAAGCCACTTTATGCCAGCTTACATGCGACTTCAAATTTAACCTATGCAGGAAAAAACTTAGCCTATCGCCTCAAAAATCCAAGAAATTTTAAAATCAACAAAAAGCCCAAATTTCCAGTTATCCTAGTCGATGACATAATAACCACAGGCACAACAATTTTAGAAGCCAAAAACACACTTGAAAAAGCTGGAGTTCAAGTACTATTCGCACTAGTATTAGCCGATGCAAAGTATTAG
- a CDS encoding ABC transporter six-transmembrane domain-containing protein, whose translation MQNSAFKTLKLIAKQNFKKLFLAFSLVLAENGLFLVYPLLAGIAINAIIEGKVLLALTYSLMVLIGWCIGAARRKVDTQVFTKIYADLAVKVIMGEKKESKNDSVIIARANLSREFVDFFEQHFPMLFTSAVSIFGSVMMLFFIEFYVGLATFIVIIIFALLLPRYISKNDKLYLRLNNQIEKEVGRIKEARENKLKRHYKLLSHLRVRISNREAMSFLIIGISAAILFSLAIITLANDKATAGHIYSVITYLWTFAISLDDAPNLIEQFSKLKDIGRRINAQI comes from the coding sequence ATGCAAAATAGCGCTTTTAAAACGCTAAAACTTATTGCCAAGCAAAATTTCAAAAAGCTATTTTTAGCATTTAGCTTGGTGCTTGCCGAAAACGGACTGTTTCTTGTATATCCACTGCTAGCAGGTATCGCTATAAACGCCATCATAGAGGGCAAAGTCCTACTTGCGCTTACCTATTCGCTTATGGTGCTTATAGGCTGGTGTATAGGTGCCGCAAGACGCAAGGTAGATACGCAGGTCTTTACTAAAATTTATGCAGATCTTGCCGTAAAAGTCATAATGGGCGAGAAAAAAGAGTCAAAAAACGACTCCGTAATAATAGCAAGAGCAAATTTGTCGCGGGAATTTGTAGATTTCTTTGAGCAGCATTTTCCTATGCTTTTTACTTCGGCGGTTTCTATTTTCGGCTCTGTGATGATGCTATTTTTTATCGAATTTTACGTGGGTCTAGCGACATTTATAGTAATTATTATATTTGCTCTTTTGTTGCCAAGATACATAAGCAAAAACGACAAACTCTACTTAAGACTGAACAACCAGATAGAAAAAGAGGTTGGTAGGATAAAAGAAGCCAGAGAAAACAAGCTAAAAAGGCACTATAAGCTACTTTCACACTTAAGAGTAAGGATATCAAACCGCGAAGCGATGAGCTTTTTAATCATCGGCATAAGTGCCGCCATACTTTTTAGTCTAGCGATCATAACTCTTGCAAACGATAAAGCAACAGCAGGACATATCTACTCGGTAATAACATACCTATGGACCTTTGCCATAAGCCTTGATGATGCACCAAACCTCATCGAGCAGTTTTCAAAACTAAAAGATATAGGCAGACGTATAAATGCTCAAATTTAG
- a CDS encoding NAD(P)-dependent oxidoreductase: MKKVAIIGANGKSGKELVKEALLQGYEVTAIVRNKEYKNDKVKVVYKDVFELNKEDLSEFDVVISAFAVWTKETFHLHAKHTKHLTDLLSGSKTRLFIVGGAGTLYIDSDRKVILMDAPDFPPEYLDVAKADAGSFYELKDRKDTLWTYVSPALNYDENGARTGKYKIGSDEIILNSNSQSYISYPDLALAIIDEIKNQNHINRCLTAVSG; the protein is encoded by the coding sequence ATGAAAAAAGTAGCTATCATAGGCGCAAACGGAAAGAGCGGCAAAGAGTTGGTAAAAGAAGCCTTGCTTCAAGGTTATGAAGTAACCGCTATCGTGCGAAACAAAGAGTATAAAAACGATAAGGTTAAGGTTGTTTATAAAGACGTGTTTGAGCTTAATAAAGAAGATTTAAGCGAATTTGACGTAGTTATAAGCGCATTTGCGGTATGGACGAAAGAGACTTTTCATCTTCATGCAAAGCACACCAAGCATCTTACCGATCTTCTTAGCGGTAGTAAAACTAGGCTATTTATCGTGGGCGGAGCGGGAACGCTTTATATAGATAGCGACCGCAAAGTAATACTAATGGACGCACCTGATTTCCCGCCTGAATACTTAGACGTAGCAAAGGCTGACGCGGGATCGTTTTATGAGCTAAAAGATAGAAAAGATACTCTTTGGACTTACGTTTCGCCTGCTCTAAATTACGATGAAAACGGAGCCAGAACAGGCAAATATAAAATCGGAAGCGATGAGATTATTTTAAATTCAAACAGCCAAAGCTACATAAGCTATCCCGATCTTGCCTTGGCGATAATTGACGAGATAAAAAACCAAAATCATATAAACAGGTGCCTGACCGCGGTAAGCGGCTGA
- a CDS encoding YajG family lipoprotein, with amino-acid sequence MKKYILSVLIAFAFLGCSQRSDVINLSPYQSNSSNLGFNRQIHINSVTDMRQNKSVIATITDSKGSVSEYVTLQNDIKAWLQDGITNELVRLGGNVSNFSSDLIVDIKIVELRANLSGYGSDNLKGNAKLLLTIKKGETTITKNVAQSQTKFAPIHTSGVFDKFLNELLNDIVKRAALQIIKS; translated from the coding sequence ATGAAAAAATACATCCTGTCGGTCTTGATCGCTTTTGCTTTTTTAGGCTGCTCCCAAAGAAGTGATGTGATAAATTTAAGCCCATATCAATCAAATTCAAGCAACCTAGGATTCAATAGACAGATTCATATAAATAGCGTAACAGATATGCGCCAAAACAAAAGTGTAATAGCTACAATTACCGATTCAAAGGGAAGTGTCAGCGAGTATGTCACACTTCAAAACGATATTAAAGCTTGGCTACAAGATGGCATCACAAACGAGCTAGTAAGGCTTGGTGGAAATGTGAGTAATTTTTCAAGCGATCTAATAGTAGATATAAAGATAGTTGAACTAAGGGCCAATTTAAGCGGATATGGCAGTGATAACCTAAAAGGCAATGCTAAACTCCTGCTTACAATTAAAAAAGGAGAGACTACTATTACAAAAAACGTAGCCCAAAGCCAGACAAAATTTGCACCTATTCATACAAGCGGAGTTTTTGATAAATTTTTGAATGAGCTTTTAAACGATATTGTAAAAAGAGCTGCTCTTCAAATTATAAAAAGCTAG
- a CDS encoding Rrf2 family transcriptional regulator, translating into MQIGQKFSIAVHILLSVEFFKEDKNTSEFLAEGIGVNPVIIRNITALLKKAKLIKTSPGVGGLSLLKQPSEITLLDIYNAVNSDQKELFKIHQKSPTACPLGGQIQNLLSGHFLAAQNAMQNKLSGINLQNLLDELNTLGS; encoded by the coding sequence ATGCAAATAGGGCAAAAATTTTCAATCGCGGTTCATATTCTTTTGAGTGTCGAGTTTTTTAAAGAGGATAAAAACACTAGCGAATTTCTGGCTGAAGGTATAGGGGTAAATCCCGTAATCATAAGAAATATCACGGCTCTTTTGAAAAAAGCTAAATTGATAAAAACTTCTCCCGGTGTAGGCGGACTATCCTTGCTAAAACAGCCAAGTGAAATTACGCTACTAGATATTTATAACGCGGTAAATTCGGATCAAAAAGAGCTTTTTAAAATACATCAAAAATCCCCTACCGCCTGTCCTTTGGGCGGGCAAATTCAAAATTTGCTAAGCGGACATTTTTTAGCCGCGCAAAACGCTATGCAAAATAAACTCTCTGGTATAAATTTACAAAATTTACTTGACGAACTAAACACCTTAGGTTCTTAA
- the lepA gene encoding translation elongation factor 4, which yields MKNIRNFSIIAHIDHGKSTLADRLIQECGAVSDREMSSQIMDTMDIEKERGITIKAQSVRLEYNLNGEKFILNLIDTPGHVDFSYEVSRSLASCEGALLVVDASQGVEAQTIANVYIALENNLEIIPVINKIDLPAADPERVKNEIEHVIGLDCSNAIEVSAKSGIGIKELVEAIITRVPPPHGELKSPLKTLIYDSWFDNYLGALALVRVYDGELAKNDEILVMGTGKKHIVLDLMYPNPIAPIKTSKLSAGEVGIVVLGLKNVSDVQVGDTITLAKNPLKEPVGGFERAKPFVFAGLYPIETDKFEDLRDALDKLKLNDSSISHEPETSVALGFGFRVGFLGLLHMEVIKERLEREFDLDLIATAPTVTYEVIQTDGQILAIQNPSQLPPVNKIEVIKEPYVRSTIITPTEFLGNIITLLNNRRAIQTKMDYITPERVLLEYDIPMNEIVMDFYDKLKSSTKGYASFDYEPSEYREGDLVKLDIKVAGETVDALSIIVPESKAQSKGRDFVKAMKEIVPRQLFEVAIQASIGNKIIARETVKSMGKNVTAKCYGGDITRKRKLLEKQKEGKKRMKAIGKVNLPQEAFLSVLKID from the coding sequence ATGAAGAACATAAGAAATTTCAGCATCATCGCCCACATCGACCACGGCAAAAGCACACTCGCAGACCGCTTGATCCAAGAGTGCGGAGCAGTAAGCGACCGCGAGATGAGTAGCCAGATAATGGACACGATGGATATCGAAAAAGAGCGCGGTATCACGATAAAAGCTCAAAGCGTAAGGCTTGAATACAATCTAAACGGCGAAAAATTTATCCTAAATCTAATCGACACTCCGGGTCACGTTGACTTTAGCTACGAAGTAAGCAGAAGCCTCGCAAGCTGCGAAGGAGCGCTGCTTGTGGTTGATGCAAGCCAAGGAGTCGAAGCTCAAACGATCGCAAACGTCTATATCGCACTTGAAAACAATCTCGAAATCATCCCTGTGATAAACAAAATCGACCTTCCGGCGGCCGATCCAGAGCGCGTAAAAAACGAGATAGAGCACGTTATCGGGCTTGATTGCTCAAACGCTATCGAAGTAAGTGCAAAGAGCGGCATAGGCATAAAAGAGCTGGTTGAAGCCATCATCACGCGTGTTCCGCCACCTCACGGAGAGCTAAAAAGTCCGCTTAAGACGCTGATTTACGATAGTTGGTTTGACAACTACCTCGGCGCGCTGGCTCTTGTGCGCGTATACGACGGCGAACTAGCTAAAAACGATGAAATTTTGGTTATGGGCACGGGCAAAAAGCATATCGTGCTTGATCTCATGTATCCAAATCCGATAGCACCGATTAAGACAAGTAAATTAAGCGCGGGCGAAGTAGGTATCGTGGTTCTTGGGCTTAAAAACGTAAGCGATGTGCAAGTTGGCGACACGATAACACTTGCTAAAAATCCACTCAAAGAGCCGGTTGGCGGCTTTGAGAGAGCAAAGCCATTTGTATTTGCAGGGCTTTATCCGATAGAAACGGATAAATTTGAAGATCTACGCGACGCGCTTGATAAACTCAAGCTAAACGATAGCTCGATAAGCCATGAGCCTGAGACTTCAGTAGCGCTTGGATTTGGCTTTCGGGTGGGATTTTTGGGACTACTTCACATGGAGGTTATCAAAGAGCGCTTAGAGCGTGAATTTGACCTTGATTTAATCGCAACTGCACCAACTGTAACATACGAAGTTATCCAAACGGACGGGCAAATTTTAGCCATCCAAAACCCAAGCCAGCTTCCGCCTGTAAATAAAATCGAAGTGATAAAAGAGCCTTACGTGCGCTCAACCATCATCACGCCGACTGAATTTTTAGGCAACATCATCACGCTTTTAAATAACCGCAGAGCGATCCAGACCAAAATGGACTACATCACTCCTGAGCGCGTACTGCTTGAATACGACATACCGATGAATGAGATCGTTATGGACTTTTACGACAAGCTCAAATCAAGCACAAAAGGCTACGCGAGCTTTGATTATGAGCCTAGCGAGTACCGCGAAGGAGATCTAGTAAAGCTTGATATCAAAGTTGCCGGTGAAACGGTCGATGCACTATCCATCATCGTGCCTGAAAGCAAGGCGCAAAGCAAGGGTCGCGACTTCGTAAAAGCGATGAAGGAGATCGTGCCAAGGCAGCTCTTTGAAGTGGCTATCCAAGCAAGTATCGGAAATAAAATCATAGCGCGCGAGACAGTTAAATCAATGGGCAAAAACGTCACCGCCAAGTGCTACGGCGGCGATATAACGCGTAAAAGAAAGCTGCTTGAAAAGCAAAAAGAGGGTAAAAAAAGGATGAAGGCTATAGGCAAGGTAAATTTACCGCAAGAGGCGTTTTTAAGCGTGCTTAAGATAGATTAA